The Acropora palmata chromosome 3, jaAcrPala1.3, whole genome shotgun sequence nucleotide sequence TAATAAATGGATTAATAATGCCATAAGATTGCTATGGGCATCCTCAATTGCATTTGGACTTTTTGCACCCCTGCTCTTTAAGTACCTACCTAAAGGGTTCAAAAGAGGACCTAAAGTAAGATCAAGACCAGTGTTTTCCCGTGCAGAATCAGAAATGACAGACTCGGGTGCATCAGTTTTAGACATTATAGCAATGAGCTCACGCCATGTATTGTTTGCGTTGGATGGTGGAATGGTAGATGTCCTAAGGGAACAAACAGAGTCTGTCATCGTTTCAAGGTTATACCGCTgcctttttgtcattttgttaaGTTCTCTGCCTATTCTGCAAGGCTTCATTTATGTGtatttgaaaggaaaagatgTGGGGATATCTACAGAAAAACTGCTTGGAGTTGGAGATGCATTTATCACTTTACTTGAAAGAGATGGACAGTTTGCATTGGGTGTGGCATATTTCTTTTGCATTGCACTCATCTGCATTGCAATTGCAATTCCTAGAACACTTCCTGACTTTGCCAAACGACTCTCTGGGAGAAAAGATGAGCGCACATTTCTTGGCTTTATCAAACCTGAAGAACTCCTATCGTCGTCAGACCAACGAGGATTCCAGCTCATTTATGAAAACATGGCATTTCATCTTAACTGTCTAGTTAAACCAaagttttggaaatttctgtTCTTAGTTATCACCTATCCGTTGCAAAAGTTATGCGGAATGGATGTGTTTGACGAGGATGCAGGTGCTGGCTCTATGGAAGAGTCTTCAGAGAATGATGACAGTTACAAACTATGTTCAAAGATTTGTACAGGAGTTTTGCTACTTCTGTTCTTCCCTTTCTGGGCTATTCTCATCATTGCAGCTTTTCTTCTCTACATTTTTCCTGTTACTTATGTAGCGTTCCGCATTTGGAAAATGTTGTTTAGAATTGAGGTTCGGTCGCCCTGTTGCGATACAATCCCTTCTTGTATCAAGATGACATCATTTCCCATTTTGTACATCatgttcattattttttgcctttgtGTGGAAGCATCATATTTCATGTTGGTTATCACCTTGACTTTCAATATAATGTTTCTGGGGAGTGTTACAGGATTTACAATCATGGgccttttattttatatagATATCTATCTTCCGTACATTGTTTTTGGCGTGTGGGTTATTGTGTACGTTGCGAGGGGGATAAACAAATATTATGTCCAGTTTACAAAGCTGAAGACCATTTTGTTTGAGGAGTGTGAGAAGTATGATAATAACATTAAAGTAGAAGCAAACATACGAGATACCTTCAGGGGTCCGTACTCGGCAGACAGGCGAACTCCATCAACATCTTCTCTTTCAAGATCAAGGTCAGATAATTTCCTTGTCTCATATGATGAACATGGCGTTCCAAACATCCCGCTGGACATATTTCTTGAATCATCTCGTCAGCTGATGCCCTTCAAACGCATCTTCTTGGCTAAGGCATTGAAAGTCATAGCTCTTGGAGGCTACCTTGTGgtgatatttttatttgtcatgtCTTTGTCAGAGTTTAATGCTGCTAGCATAGTAGTTCAAGCATTAGCACTTTTGTTTCTTGGTGGGTTGCCCTTGCtagcttttcagggccaaggTGACATGTCGCAAGCAGCAGAGATAAAAGCAAGGTTTCACGTTAAAGATGTCATTAAACAATATGCCAAGAGAACATTTTAAACTGGAACATattgaaacattttgtgtGAAATGGAAGTGTGGAAGGTTCTGCTGCTTACATGTTGCTCTTTCTGGACAAAGAGTGTAAAAAGGAAGGAGGACATCACTGGTTGTGAGAATGTTAGCTGAAATAAACCTTAGTTTAATATATTGATAATTTTGAGATAATTTAGACCAAGTTGTTGACCATGGCAAGTGTGTTCCTATTTTCCAGCAATAAAATTAGTATGAATGGTATGGATTCATAGAGAGAAAATtagaaatttccttttttaagtGCCACACCCTCCTCATAACCAAGAATTATTTCTTATTAGGGCAAgagcaaacaataataattattattggtcaAAATGTAAATCACACATGCATGGTTTGCATGGCcagtttcagtttttgtgATTTAAACTATTGAAGTTAATTCTTAAACTAGGAAATGAACTTCAATGCCTTGGCTTATTTGAGGCAATTAGTTGTTTTTGGTGCATATACATAGGTACAGATGTTCCCTAATAAATACACAAATTGGTGGACAGAGACACAAACAATCATTTCAGTGGTTGGGTGTTTTTCTTAGAGgaatatttgtttcatttcataagCCCTCTTTCAGAAGTTCTTTCAATTATCAGATTTGAAACTATGTGACTCAATTAAAGCACAGCATGAACAGTAAATTCTTTTGATCATAAATAAGTGAACCCAAAGCTGTCTAAATGGAGAAATGAAGAGGCTGTATAGAATGTTTCTGCTTATTGGGtattaataaacaattattggatgtggttgagcatgatatcatgaattagtaaatttttagctcaggataatgattttccagctttctgattggttccctaagcccatgatatgagccattatcgttaagtttgaccaaataaggtaaaactgatggcgaatttcttgtgctgaaattttggaggtcggaaaaaattttttcgcggcggcgttggtaaagaaaatgtcacgatttgaggaggtttcacccgaaaaaatcaagagaattgcttgaaaatttactaaaacagttattcttctcggacttgccggatgtgagctgataataaccaacttggcctacggcctcgttggttatatatatcagctcatatccggcgcgtcctcaaagaataactgttaattatcaaAACTGAGGTCTGTGTTATCTGGTgaagccgaaggctgaggcAGATAACACAGACACAATGGGCTTAGTAACCAGGCAGAcgttgaacttgacatgataaatgtaatatctgcagcagatattacatttatcatgtcaagttcacaagCTATTGTGAATTGGTTGaatgctctcgaccaatcagatttttcatAGTGAGTCTGATGTATAATGCGATTTGTCTGCAATATGAGTGTAAATGCTGgggaaataaattcaaatgaTTTGGTTTCATGGAAGCCGCTTTTCGTCGATTTCAGGCTCTCAAGCGGTATATCGTTCATGTGAGAATGCCATATATGCATCCAGGATGCATATATATGGCATTCTCACATGAACGATATACCCTCTCGAGCAGTCAAGAAAGAGCAAGACTGAAGTAGAGATAACTACTTCTTATTAAATTTTCACCTCGGATAATGCCTTTCGcgtattctgattggttcactcaatcttggttatcagctcatctaccttagtttgaccttatatggtaaatgatgcGCTAAatgttgctaagctaaaagtGTTTTCGACAGAAAgcgaaataaaatttttctctgaataaagccaaaaaagggaaaaaaaacttttttgtggaaagtttggatcaatgccgacgtttagaagtacgcgaagtAGCAAGAAATGTTTATTGTGATGAGTCCGGCTGACCACAAGGCCAAGGTGTTACGCAGCATCGCATAtgatcttcatcaagtttttttcgatttcgctcggatgttctcgcttttttcgctcgtattaCGTACTTCAAATATTTAGagctaaaagaatttaatacaacaattattccattcgcgcttgttggatatgagactggttattaGCCAACTgatcatatccaacgcgcgctcccCACCACAGAAAAACTACCCTCAGGACCCTGAGGCCCCGTTTTGAATCGAGGGTAGACTGGACTCCACTAGCGAGACAGGCGATCATACAAACGCGCGGaactttgaaattttcaccaaGACTTGTTTCGtcatttctcttcttttggATCCGATTCGATGGGCGTTAACCATCTTTGGAACATACTAGAGCCAGTCAAGAGGAAGGAAAACCTCTCTTCTCTACGCAACAAGACACTTGGCGTCGATTTGAGTTGCTGGATTTGCGAGGCGCGCTGTGCCAAAGGACTGAAGCAAAATGTAAGCAAACCGCATTTGAGAAATCTTTTCTTCCGATTACTTCATTTGACGCGACTTGGAGTCAAGTTGGTGTTTGTTGTGGATGGAGAACCACCTGAATTAAAATGGGAAGTCATAGTGAAGAGAATTCAAGCTAGAAATAGCGGGCAAAACAGGAGGTCAAAGAATCCTCAGAAAACTGTTACAGGAGGTTGTCGTGTAGGGCGATCACAATTTGCTGTTTGGGTCAGAGAGGTAGGTCTACATTTCAACTTTGAAACTTGTtcgatgaaaatgaaaacaaaaaagggagTATGTGAATTTCAATCTGTGAACATCTTGGCTAGAAATGACAAACGAACAAATGGCGTTTGTTACTTTCCTTGAACCAGgcttcaaattatttccacCCCCTTCCCCTCAGCACTTGTACATGTACAATATTTTCTTCTGCATACACATTACCTGTACCCATCTGGTACATCCCACCCCTGAGAGAAGTAGAATTATTGTCAGCTTTCATCTTGGATTATCATGATTGTAACACTGTCATGGTCTTGTTTGTTAGTGCTGTAAGCTCCTGGATCTTCTTGGATTGCCTTACATAGAGAGTAAAGGAGAAGCAGAAGCTCTGTGTGCTTGGCTGGATCTACATCAGGTAGGGTAAGCTGCactattgcaaaaaaaaaattgcccgGTGTTCCCATGTTTCCACAGTTGTCCCTTATTTGTTCCCCGCttaacataataatttatctGCTTACTACCTCTTTCCTGACCATCAACAAAAGCATCAACATTTTGGTTGTTCCCTAAAACAGATTCATGTGCCCTTGCTTCCTacattatatttttcttttgttcccTTGTTTCTCAAAACCCCTGGGGGACCAACACTGTTGGACCAGGAACCTATGaacaggagcatgcaacttaTACGTAATGTTCTTTCATTATCTTAATGCTCAGACAAACAAGGTAATCATTAGCCTTGTATATACCAATCGTTTAGCCTAAGGGCTTTACCTAGAGaagctgtatttttttttatcagaagAATAAgtaaacataattattattatccaatTATGTTGTCTGAAGTTCTCAGAAATTGCTTTGGTCTTTTGTTGGTTTAATAATGGTTGGTTATCTTATTTCAGCTTTTTTCAATAGTCTTGAGTAAGGGAATAATGAAAAGTAGATGTTGCAggttgaatttgaatttttcaaaatgatttaacctaggttgatctgtaatttctttatctctggtattcattatcataaacgagacaaagaaatcacaaatcaacctaggttaaaatcattttgacctgaaatcaaattaacctGCGACATAGATATTAAATCAATGGATGTTAGTagtaattttgatatttaatttaaaactcGATAATGTTCCAAATGGCACCTGCTTGCAATCATCCTCCTTAAAGAGTAAGAATAATGAAAAGGATGCAAGTATCACATCAAGGTATGTCTGaagtaattttattatttaattaaaaaaatatatattattttagatTGTAGATGGATGTATAACTAATGATGGTGATGCCTTTCTATATGGAGCAAGAACTGTTTACAGAGATCTATGTATCAGTGGAAAGGTTGGATTCTTGTTATTAGataaaatcataataattatgtgtGACAGGGTCACTAGACCTATAGTTTTGCTGTTTAAGATAACGAGAAATGCATtacttttttcattattttgcttCCGATATTTTTCTGCTTAGGAATTTTCTGGTTTGATTCATTAGCATTAGCTTATGCATCGCTAGGAATGTAGGCACCTGTGCCCGCATTTAACTTAAACATTATTGCTTACATGCCTATATGCAAATATTAAGCCGTGcactaaccaactgagccacgccTCTTGCATTTTAGGTTttgtggtttttctttttggtagattgtttcaatcatttttaaaattgactTTATCTTTTGAGTTAAATTATGTGATAAACCCACAGAAATCCTTATGCTTCGTTTTTACTGTTGTTGGACAATGCACCTCTAAGTTCTGTTATGTGAGGTGCAATATGGTTTAATATTCTGTATAAATAGAAGCATGTTTTAGTTGTAATTTAGTTGAGTTTGGACATcaccaaagaaactgtgggggttgtaaaaataaagaagCAAACTTGCTTCCAGCAAGGTTTAATCTTTTAGTCATTCACGCTTTaatattttggtttcttttgttgttgctgcatTGCTTGCCGATGGACTCGAGTTTCCAATAAtctctttgaaaaatccttgaGTCCTTCTCTTTCCTGCTAGTTTGCAGCCCCATCCTGTTACTTATAGTTTTGTCAAATCTGTGTAGTGGTTTGCAAGAGAATATCTCACCACTTCCACTGACTAAAGTCATGGTATTATAATTGTGTTGTAAATGTTGGGTTTAATGCTCCATTAAAGTTTATCAGATCACTAACTGTCTGTAGGCCATAATGGTGGTTCCTCTATGGTAAAAACTTGCcttgtaattaatttttatcccATGCATTCGCTCTTGTTATTTTGTCATGAGCCTAGATTCATAAATGTATAAGTGGTAACAATTGAGTATAGTTAATTGGAATAGAGTGAACGATCTATCAATAACTGAATTTTTACAGtactaaaaaaattttgctaCCTAGGATGCATCAGTGGAATGCTACAGAATGGCGGATATTGAGGCTCATCTCCgtatgtttttttgtttgtggaGTATTTTTACCTTCATTTTGCCTTTCAGAATCATTTAAATTGACTCTGAAGTTCCAAATATTATTGGCTTGTTCTTCACTACTGTCGGTTGATTTCAGATCAAAAGTAATGGCTGCTTTTTCTCCACTTTGCAATTGCCTGTTTTGCAGACTTTCAACTTCAGTGCTTTGATGCAAACAGGAATGTATCTTAGAGCCAGCAGgcagcttatttctctgtctCAAAGAGACACTGTTTGCCTTTCAAATTTAACCActaagaaaaaggaaattaaatttcCTGTCAAAGAAatgattatcattaatttattattttgtagaTCTTGACAGGAAGACGTTGGTTGCGCTTGCAGTTCTCCTTGGTTGCGATTACCTTTCTCAAGGAGTGCCAGGAGTGGGAAAAGAGATTGCCATGAAGTTAATAAGGACAGTCAATCATGACAATTTGATTGACAGGTGAAACATGACATTGCCATGATGAAATGTAACTCCCCCCCCacccacccccctcccccaaacaacaaaggaaaacacaaataacaacaatgaatatataattatgttaattaTGTATATATGGTATGTATTTGATGTAATGactacatgaaattcatgtatttattacgtataatattatatatgaCCACTATCTATAGTCTTACATGTGTTATGGACCCACATATCGGctagctcccagttggcctgatagctcaactggtagaacactgcactggcatcgcaGGGATCAGACCTGTTCAGGCCTTTTCCTCACCACTGCTTAATTAGCActcataactgcaaggatcatttacactgaaattaaaaacacTGAATGTGACCCATAATCTGTTCTactgtaaaataataaattgactGTAGTGCATTTTAGCGTGTGCAAGGAAgtgaaaggcaaaataaaagtaattattttagtCATATGTAAGTTGTAGGCTTTAATGGGATtaacatcaaaacaatttcaacccaatttaaattataatttctttgtcttgtaAACATAATGTTAGAAACCAAAAGGAATTTTAATAGAAGGGAACTGCAAGGttgaaatcattattttcatccTGAAAATCCTTTAAACCTACAACATGTGAATCATCAAGTCTTATTTTCCAATGGCTGAGTGGAAcgaaataagtgaaaaatgtttttctcacaCACGGCCGGGGCTTGGGAATAGGTCATGTGACCTGTGGCGGGCagcttgtttttttgcatCTGCCATTACCGACCTGTTTCCCCACCCTCCCACCCccagatttcaagttttctgttAGCTGCTATCCAATTCTCTGTATGTACATGTACAAGTTTTTTTGTTGAGTTTGCAGTAAAGGTCAGGTTGTGAAGGTCAGCCTAGCATGGCTACCAGTGGTGTGTGAGAAATTGTATTGCTGTCATATTGCTACAGCTGTCAGCACTCTGGATTGGGTTCCATGCACTGGAAAATAGCTatgaatatatattttttttgtctatcAAGGTTTTATGAGTGGACTAAGAGCTCCTGTCAAGAAAAAGATCTTTCAAGTTTGGAGAGATCTGTAAGAAGGTAAGGGTCATTAAAAGAGCATTGAGACTGGCCTGAAAGGACCGCTGCTAGTCCCAATGTGACAATATCATT carries:
- the LOC141875921 gene encoding uncharacterized protein LOC141875921 isoform X1, producing MIHHLHHAGAVIPLSVNRRFVEEAKSKWPLSAPSSTGSCSKLNCSFAINSSEAAKFRSRIHEEGAVAILMFVTVGNATIPVREQLKHGANASFVNLQIVQKWAWVKDQRGRFLLTLPYDFDILSLTILTRDVFSVNLNITSTPVSCYANLSQSCFLSLISETIVENLTGPLGDVCMRTVNFEGRDTLKGGGYECCEQQKNSMLVCDKVIPDNKWINNAIRLLWASSIAFGLFAPLLFKYLPKGFKRGPKVRSRPVFSRAESEMTDSGASVLDIIAMSSRHVLFALDGGMVDVLREQTESVIVSRLYRCLFVILLSSLPILQGFIYVYLKGKDVGISTEKLLGVGDAFITLLERDGQFALGVAYFFCIALICIAIAIPRTLPDFAKRLSGRKDERTFLGFIKPEELLSSSDQRGFQLIYENMAFHLNCLVKPKFWKFLFLVITYPLQKLCGMDVFDEDAGAGSMEESSENDDSYKLCSKICTGVLLLLFFPFWAILIIAAFLLYIFPVTYVAFRIWKMLFRIEVRSPCCDTIPSCIKMTSFPILYIMFIIFCLCVEASYFMLVITLTFNIMFLGSVTGFTIMGLLFYIDIYLPYIVFGVWVIVYVARGINKYYVQFTKLKTILFEECEKYDNNIKVEANIRDTFRGPYSADRRTPSTSSLSRSRSDNFLVSYDEHGVPNIPLDIFLESSRQLMPFKRIFLAKALKVIALGGYLVVIFLFVMSLSEFNAASIVVQALALLFLGGLPLLAFQGQGDMSQAAEIKARFHVKDVIKQYAKRTF
- the LOC141875921 gene encoding uncharacterized protein LOC141875921 isoform X2 produces the protein MFVTVGNATIPVREQLKHGANASFVNLQIVQKWAWVKDQRGRFLLTLPYDFDILSLTILTRDVFSVNLNITSTPVSCYANLSQSCFLSLISETIVENLTGPLGDVCMRTVNFEGRDTLKGGGYECCEQQKNSMLVCDKVIPDNKWINNAIRLLWASSIAFGLFAPLLFKYLPKGFKRGPKVRSRPVFSRAESEMTDSGASVLDIIAMSSRHVLFALDGGMVDVLREQTESVIVSRLYRCLFVILLSSLPILQGFIYVYLKGKDVGISTEKLLGVGDAFITLLERDGQFALGVAYFFCIALICIAIAIPRTLPDFAKRLSGRKDERTFLGFIKPEELLSSSDQRGFQLIYENMAFHLNCLVKPKFWKFLFLVITYPLQKLCGMDVFDEDAGAGSMEESSENDDSYKLCSKICTGVLLLLFFPFWAILIIAAFLLYIFPVTYVAFRIWKMLFRIEVRSPCCDTIPSCIKMTSFPILYIMFIIFCLCVEASYFMLVITLTFNIMFLGSVTGFTIMGLLFYIDIYLPYIVFGVWVIVYVARGINKYYVQFTKLKTILFEECEKYDNNIKVEANIRDTFRGPYSADRRTPSTSSLSRSRSDNFLVSYDEHGVPNIPLDIFLESSRQLMPFKRIFLAKALKVIALGGYLVVIFLFVMSLSEFNAASIVVQALALLFLGGLPLLAFQGQGDMSQAAEIKARFHVKDVIKQYAKRTF